Proteins encoded within one genomic window of Cydia pomonella isolate Wapato2018A chromosome 12, ilCydPomo1, whole genome shotgun sequence:
- the LOC133523266 gene encoding uncharacterized protein LOC133523266 gives MNSNIELPQVHTFIHLPAARNTRSRRDSRRHMPSEAPPAYSSLYAPTNNIDETASRYASEDEARLLINDNFEDKTAYIGFIQKVLAVKLLQMFIINAIMVGFLANRIDIIRFMDRENNLVIIMVMSYLVFMLIFGVMFACQKLRPRSPYRYIFLVAYPLSLSVFISAWTIFWHLLAPIILVCIYYCVVFFVLLLYSIFALQTKLQFVPKYSIIIAIGTQIVMYAVTVPFIDINAVHVLCPTIIMIFEYIYILYNLKAMTSLSYWSIITPADFVNGAINLHFDYFNILSKPFTAQEE, from the exons ATGAATTCCAATATAGAACTGCCTCAAGTGCACACTTTCATTCATTTACCTGCTGCTAGAAATACTCGTAGTCGAAGAGACTCCAGAAGACACATGCCTTCAGAGGCACCACCGGCATATAGCTCTCTCTACGCACCTACAAAT AACATAGACGAGACAGCTTCGAGGTATGCGTCTGAAGATGAAGCAAGACTTTTAATTAACGACAACTTTGAAGATAAAACTGCCTACATTGGATTCATTCAAAAG GTTTTGGCCGTAAAATTGCTGCAAATGTTCATCATAAATGCTATCATGGTGGGCTTCTTGGCTAACCGAATTGATATCATCAGATTTATGGATAGAGAGAACAACCTCGTAATTATCAT ggTGATGTCGTACCTGGTATTTATGTTGATCTTCGGGGTGATGTTCGCCTGTCAAAAACTTCGACCAAGAAGTCCGTACCGATACATATTCCTTGTGGCGTACCCTCTAAGTCTATCAGTTTTCATCAGCGCTTGGACGATTTTTTGGCATTTATTAGCTCCG ATTATCCTGGTGTGTATCTACTACTGTGTTGTATTCTTCGTCTTGCTGTTGTACAGTATCTTCGCATTGCAAACTAAGCTTCAGTTCGTTCCCAAATATAGCATTATAATAGCTATTGGCACCCAGATAGTTATGTACG ctgtcaccgtaccctTCATCGATATCAACGCTGTGCACGTCCTGTGTCCGACTATCATAATGATCTTTGAATACATATACATCTTGTACAACTTAAAGGCTATGACATCCTTAAGTTACTGGAGCATCATCACACCAGCTGACTTCGTCAATGGCGCGATAAATTTACATTTCGACTATTTCAATATCTTATCAAAACCTTTCACGGCTCAAGAAGAATGA